A genomic stretch from Acinonyx jubatus isolate Ajub_Pintada_27869175 chromosome E2, VMU_Ajub_asm_v1.0, whole genome shotgun sequence includes:
- the MARVELD3 gene encoding MARVEL domain-containing protein 3 isoform X1, with the protein MEDTSGAREPRARPRERDPDRHSRPDRDLHPERQRDRHGNRRRERNGGERRDGDRDRGRDRDPRHDRHRVEDLRAGEQRVWEKSRQSRTRDGPRKPTWDSASPPWPAPWETTEPSLPRKERFGHRDPASELTSGRYLPSNPRSGQEGVEYYQSEAEGLLECHKCKYLCTGRGVVQIVEVILNGMVLMCIVASYFVLAGFSASFTSGGGFGNNYYSPFEGTELEQVRQLDQQYTVLRAPLIYGGVAVSLGLGVLTMGVLLQGAKSLTKLSAKWLLLEAAFSLLAAVSYSVGIGTYLHVALRINATDTCGARARLYARKGLTWMNCQLAGTDGAAATFACLLVVTYGASVVLALQSYREQKHYKDSQAQNRSYNDALEYLWSGTL; encoded by the exons ATGGAAGATACGTCGGGGGCTCGCGAGCCCCGCGCCCGACCGAGAGAGCGGGACCCAGACCGGCACTCCCGCCCGGACCGAGACCTCCACCCCGAGCGACAGCGGGACAGACACGGGAACCGGCGCAGGGAGAGAAACGGGGGCGAGCGCAGGGACGGGGACCGGGACAGGGGGAGGGACCGGGACCCCCGCCACGACAGACACAGGGTCGAAGACCTTCGCGCGGGTGAACAAAGAGTTTGGGAAAAGTCCCGCCAGAGCCGGACACGGGACGGACCCCGCAAGCCGACCTGGGACTCAGCCTCGCCCCCCTGGCCCGCGCCTTGGGAAACCACGGAGCCGTCGCTCCCGAGGAAGGAGCGCTTCGGGCACCGTGACCCGGCAAG TGAACTTACTTCAGGGAGATACCTGCCCTCGAACCCCAGGTCTGGACAAGAGGGAGTGGAATATTACCAGTCAGAGGCTGAAGGACTCCTGGAATGCCATAAATGCAAATACTTGTGCACTGGGAGAG GTGTGGTACAGATAGTGGAGGTGATACTGAATGGGATGGTTCTCATGTGTATCGTGGCCTCCTACTTTGTCCTTGCTGGATTCAGTGCCAGCTTCACCAGTGGCGGCGGCTTTGGGAACAACTATTACTCACCCTTTGAGGGCACCGAGCTGGAGCAGGTTCGGCAGCTGGACCAGCAGTACACAGTCCTCCGGGCACCCCTGATATATGGCGGTGTGGCTGTTTCTCTGGGGCTGGGTGTCCTTACTATGGGCGTTTTACTCCAAGGAGCCAAAAGTCTAACCAAACTGTCGGCGAAGTGGCTCCTGCTGGAGGCCGCCTTCAGCCTCCTGGCGGCAGTGAGCTACAGCGTAGGCATTGGCACTTACCTCCATGTAGCCTTGCGGATCAATGCCACAGACACTTGCGGAGCCAGAGCACGGCTCTATGCCCGCAAGGGTCTCACCTGGATGAACTGCCAGCTGGCAGGTACTGATGGAGCAGCAGCCACCTTTGCTTGTCTTCTGGTGGTTACGTACGGTGCCAGCGTAGTGCTGGCCCTGCAGAGCTACCGGGAACAGAAGCACTACAAAGACAGCCAAGCACAGAACAGAAGTTACAATGACGCGCTTGAATACCTGTGGTCAGGAACGCTCTGA
- the MARVELD3 gene encoding MARVEL domain-containing protein 3 isoform X2, protein MEDTSGAREPRARPRERDPDRHSRPDRDLHPERQRDRHGNRRRERNGGERRDGDRDRGRDRDPRHDRHRVEDLRAGEQRVWEKSRQSRTRDGPRKPTWDSASPPWPAPWETTEPSLPRKERFGHRDPASELTSGRYLPSNPRSGQEGVEYYQSEAEGLLECHKCKYLCTGRACCQMLEVLLNLLILACSSVSYSSTGGYTGITSLGGIYYYQFGGAYSGFDGADGEKAQQLDVQFYQLKLPTVTVAMACGGALMAFCCLLVVLGVLRVPWHCPLLLVIEGLLDVLIAGAYIPALYFYFHHLSAAYASPVCKEREVLYQSKGYSGFGCSFHGGDIGVGIFATLAIGVFALGAVLAIRGYRKVRKLKEKPAEMLEF, encoded by the exons ATGGAAGATACGTCGGGGGCTCGCGAGCCCCGCGCCCGACCGAGAGAGCGGGACCCAGACCGGCACTCCCGCCCGGACCGAGACCTCCACCCCGAGCGACAGCGGGACAGACACGGGAACCGGCGCAGGGAGAGAAACGGGGGCGAGCGCAGGGACGGGGACCGGGACAGGGGGAGGGACCGGGACCCCCGCCACGACAGACACAGGGTCGAAGACCTTCGCGCGGGTGAACAAAGAGTTTGGGAAAAGTCCCGCCAGAGCCGGACACGGGACGGACCCCGCAAGCCGACCTGGGACTCAGCCTCGCCCCCCTGGCCCGCGCCTTGGGAAACCACGGAGCCGTCGCTCCCGAGGAAGGAGCGCTTCGGGCACCGTGACCCGGCAAG TGAACTTACTTCAGGGAGATACCTGCCCTCGAACCCCAGGTCTGGACAAGAGGGAGTGGAATATTACCAGTCAGAGGCTGAAGGACTCCTGGAATGCCATAAATGCAAATACTTGTGCACTGGGAGAG CCTGCTGTCAGATGCTGGAGGTTCTCCTGAACTTGTTGATCCTGGCCTGCAGTTCTGTGTCTTACAGTTCCACAGGGGGCTACACAGGCATCACCAGCCTGGGGGGCATTTATTACTACCAGTTTGGAGGGGCTTACAGTGGTTTCGATGGTGCTGATGGGGAGAAAGCGCAGCAGCTGGATGTCCAGTTCTACCAGCTGAAGCTGCCCACCGTCACTGTGGCCATGGCCTGTGGTGGAGCCCTCATGGCCTTCTGCTGTCTCCTGGTTGTTCTGGGTGTCCTACGGGTCCCATGGCACTGCCCCCTGTTGCTGGTGATCGAAGGCTTGCTGGACGTACTCATTGCTGGGGCCTACATCCCAGCTCTGTACTTCTACTTCCACCACCTCTCCGCTGCCTACGCCTCTCCAGTGTGCAAAGAGAGGGAGGTGCTGTACCAAAGCAAAGGCTACAGCGGCTTCGGCTGCAGTTTCCACGGGGGAGACATAGGAGTTGGAATCTTTGCTACGCTAGCCATTGGGGTCTTTGCTCTAGGGGCTGTGCTGGCCATCAGGGGTTACCGAAAGGTCAGGAAGCTGAAAGAGAAGCCTGCAGAGATGTTGGAGTTTTAG